From the genome of Actinomycetota bacterium, one region includes:
- a CDS encoding Clp protease N-terminal domain-containing protein, whose amino-acid sequence MFERFTTQARSVVTLAQDEARELGHPNVGAHHLLMGILDEPDTAGGRALAALGIDRNEVRDEVRRFERDRAAFSEQDADALRSVGIDLDEVRRTVEESFGPGALERSTPGGRRLGAGHIPFTAEAKKALELALREAIRLGHRSIGTEHLLLGLERDETCSAATILAARGADRERVRAEVLRQIAAGGDRPGRTA is encoded by the coding sequence GTGTTCGAGCGGTTCACGACGCAGGCTCGATCGGTCGTCACCCTGGCCCAAGACGAGGCGCGCGAGCTCGGCCATCCCAACGTCGGGGCGCACCACCTCCTCATGGGGATCCTGGACGAACCCGACACGGCCGGCGGGCGAGCCCTGGCCGCACTCGGGATCGATAGGAACGAGGTGCGCGACGAGGTCCGGCGGTTCGAGCGGGACCGTGCCGCCTTCTCCGAACAGGATGCGGACGCGCTCCGGAGCGTCGGCATCGATCTGGACGAGGTCCGTCGGACGGTCGAGGAGTCCTTCGGTCCCGGCGCGCTCGAGCGAAGCACGCCGGGCGGTCGCCGCCTCGGGGCGGGCCACATCCCCTTCACGGCGGAGGCGAAGAAGGCGCTCGAGCTCGCGCTCCGCGAGGCGATCCGCCTGGGGCACCGGTCCATCGGGACCGAACACCTCCTGCTCGGCTTAGAGAGGGACGAGACATGCTCGGCTGCGACGATCCTGGCGGCGCGCGGCGCCGACCGTGAACGCGTTCGCGCCGAGGTGCTGCGCCAGATCGCGGCCGGCGGCGACCGGCCAGGCCGAACCGCCTGA